One stretch of Pomacea canaliculata isolate SZHN2017 linkage group LG11, ASM307304v1, whole genome shotgun sequence DNA includes these proteins:
- the LOC112574753 gene encoding uncharacterized protein LOC112574753: MWSLLVSSRLRPQNMCRRTNLPRKRRWEETEEEPDTSDEELNSDEEPAAPPAPAPAAPPALAAPAAPVAPLAPSPAAPPAPALAAPAPPAPASALANEPFWRVIDKLMQMLPEEERMQLEMEMFQLVVERVLQYLKSR, translated from the exons ATGTGGTCTTTGCTGGTTTCCTCGAGGCTTAGGCCCCA AAACATGTGTAGAAGGACAAATCTCCCTCGAAAAAGACGATGGGAAGAAACCGAAGAAGAG CCTGACACCAGTGATGAAGAACTGAACAGTGATGAAGaaccagcagcaccaccagcaccagcaccagcagcaccaccagcactagcagcaccagcagcaccagtaGCACCACTAgcaccatcaccagcagcaccaccagcaccagcactagcagcaccagcaccaccagcaccagcatccGCATTAGCAAATGAACCTTTTTGGAGGGTCATTGACAAATTGATGCAGATGCTGCCGGAGGAGGAGCGCATGCAGCTCGAAATGGAAATGTTTCAGTTAGTAGTCGAAAGGGTACTTCAGTACCTAAAGTCAAGATAG
- the LOC112575583 gene encoding uncharacterized protein LOC112575583 yields the protein MGIKWLLSGHPVYVVSTWPGSRASCIMLYHLLLQTVNTQQSAGVSPGQPHLLQYDLDDYQEAEKAVNDLSQATRGGSLYVIADDVYGLDYFDTVCDKLLTQVPHLHLWAASCYHGDAPTGWQVECLTRPLRSPPAVIREVEQDVDITESGKVKPYSERGVPDHTDGPPVTRLYHRGQGHSADNPGDCVTCGRDVASFLHSLRVGVTENVTTTATTVTSTYGATTPPCLQWRDVLMLYWRDISEHSDMMQGLKEAGIPVRMLMDDDIEDVATARSDVVWVSTGHRVCGLERKVVVSLEDYDIDRFYSMSRCTSQLVIVYGQTRQMTSDVITS from the exons atgggtATAAAATGGCTGCTAAGTGGACACCCTGTCTACGTTGTGAGTACCTGGCCGGGGAGTCGTGCATcgtgcatcatgttgtatcacctgttgctgcagacagtaaacacacaacagtcagcaggtgtatcacccggtcagcctcacctcctgcagtatgatctTGATGACTATCAGGAGgcggagaaggccgtcaacgacttgtcacaggcaaCAAGAGGAGGGTcattgtacgtcatcgctgatgatgTGTACGG gttAGACTACTTCGACactgtgtgtgacaagctgctgacacaagttcctcatctccatctttgggcggcaagttgttaccatggagacgcacccaccggctggcaagtggaatgtttaaccagacccctccgctctccaccggccgtcatcagggaagtcgagcaggacgtgGATATCACTGAAAGCGGTAAAGTCaagccgtacagtgagcgaggtgtgcccgaccacacagacggcccgccagtcacacgactgtatcaccgaggtcaaggtcactcaGCAGACAAtccaggtgactgtgtgacgtgcggtcgtgacgtggccagcttcctacacagtctccgtgttggtgttacag agaatgtcacgacaacagccacGACCGTCACCTCCACCTACGGCGCCACAACACCaccctgcctgcagtggagagacgtgctgatGTTGTACTGGCGTGACATTAGTGAGCACTCGGATATGATGCAGGGACttaaagaagcgggtatcccagtgcggatgttgatggatgatgacatcgaggacgtggccacggcccgcagtgacgtggtgtgggtgtcGACTGGACatcgtgtttgtggtctggagaggaAAGTCGTGGTCTCTCTGGAGGATTATGATATAGACAGGTTCTACTCCATgtcccggtgtacgtcacaacttgtgattgtctacgGTCAAACCAGACAAATGACATCTGACGTCATCACCTCGTGA